From the Exiguobacterium aurantiacum genome, one window contains:
- the purR gene encoding pur operon repressor yields the protein MKIRRSGRLVDMTRYLLDHPHQLVSLSMFSSRYKAAKSSISEDLVIVSEMLSHDGTGKLVTVPGAAGGVMFIPGWSKEKSLSMIDGLCEQLSKPERLLPGGYLYLTDVLGNPRQVKPMGQVFASVFADRKVDVVMTIATKGIPLAYAVAEQLGVPFVIVRSDSRVTEGSTVSINYVSGSSKAIRTMALARRSLPRGANVLLIDDFMKAGGTIRGMMSLLNEFEANLAGVGVLMEAEGAEKKMVSEYVSLMKLTNVDSDEGLVTISRGNVEQFLK from the coding sequence ATGAAAATTCGTAGAAGTGGTCGTCTTGTCGATATGACCCGTTATTTGCTGGACCATCCACACCAGCTCGTGTCGTTATCAATGTTTTCGAGTCGTTATAAAGCAGCCAAGTCATCCATCAGTGAAGATTTGGTCATCGTCAGTGAAATGCTTTCGCATGATGGTACGGGAAAACTCGTCACAGTGCCAGGAGCGGCCGGTGGTGTCATGTTCATTCCAGGTTGGAGCAAAGAAAAGTCGCTCTCGATGATTGATGGCCTATGTGAACAGTTGTCGAAGCCAGAACGGTTGCTTCCAGGAGGTTATCTCTATTTGACAGACGTGCTCGGTAACCCGCGTCAAGTGAAGCCGATGGGGCAAGTGTTTGCCTCCGTGTTCGCCGATCGGAAAGTCGATGTCGTCATGACGATCGCGACGAAAGGAATTCCGCTAGCCTATGCTGTCGCCGAGCAACTTGGTGTCCCGTTCGTCATCGTTCGGTCCGATAGCCGTGTCACAGAAGGTTCGACCGTCAGCATCAACTACGTCTCCGGTTCGTCGAAGGCGATTCGCACGATGGCGCTCGCACGTCGCAGTTTGCCACGTGGTGCGAACGTGCTATTGATTGACGACTTCATGAAAGCTGGTGGAACGATTCGCGGCATGATGAGTCTGTTGAACGAGTTCGAAGCGAACCTCGCCGGTGTCGGCGTACTGATGGAAGCAGAAGGCGCCGAGAAGAAAATGGTGAGTGAATACGTCAGTTTGATGAAATTGACGAACGTCGACTCGGACGAAGGGCTCGTCACGATTTCGCGCGGAAACGTCGAACAGTTCTTAAAGTGA
- the spoVG gene encoding septation regulator SpoVG, with amino-acid sequence MQITDVKIRKVATEGRMKALASITLDHEFVVHDLRIIEGSTGLFVAMPSKRTPEGIFRDIAHPINGDMRQKVEAAVLEAYGQEDVAIAETQAQYNAMNE; translated from the coding sequence ATGCAGATCACAGACGTAAAAATTCGCAAAGTCGCGACGGAAGGTAGAATGAAGGCACTGGCCTCCATTACACTCGACCACGAATTTGTGGTACACGACCTTCGAATCATTGAAGGGAGTACCGGTCTGTTCGTAGCGATGCCGAGCAAGCGGACGCCAGAAGGGATTTTCCGTGACATTGCTCACCCGATTAATGGAGATATGCGTCAGAAAGTCGAGGCGGCCGTTTTAGAGGCGTACGGTCAAGAGGACGTCGCCATCGCCGAGACGCAAGCCCAATATAATGCCATGAACGAGTAA
- the glmU gene encoding bifunctional UDP-N-acetylglucosamine diphosphorylase/glucosamine-1-phosphate N-acetyltransferase GlmU produces MDRFAVILAAGKGTRMKSKLYKVLHPVLGKPMVEHVVDQLDKIGVSRQIVIVGHGAEAVQETLGSRVEYAVQEQQLGTGHAVQMAESELAGKPGATLVVCGDTPLLTAETLEALLVHHEAQQAKVTVLTAIADDATGYGRVIRGEDGNVTKVVEHKDASDAELEIREINTGTYVFDNELLFDALKQVGNSNAQGEYYLPDVISIAKEAGEVVAAHTAPTFDETIGVNDRVALSQAEAVMRKRTNERLMREGVTFMDAASTYISPDAVIGSDTIIYPGTVILGKTIIGSECVIGPNSDIRNSVIEDGATVRQSVVSDSRVGTEAQVGPFAHLRQQAVLGANTRVGNFVEIKKSTFGDGAKASHLSYIGDASIGERVNLGCGSITVNYDGKNKFETVVEADAFVGCNVNLIAPVKVGKGSIVAAGSTITDDVPEEALAIARERQTNKEGYTKR; encoded by the coding sequence ATGGATCGTTTTGCAGTCATTTTGGCAGCAGGTAAAGGGACGCGCATGAAGTCGAAGCTTTATAAAGTACTTCATCCGGTCCTTGGAAAACCGATGGTCGAACACGTCGTCGATCAACTCGACAAAATCGGGGTCAGTCGTCAAATCGTCATCGTCGGCCATGGGGCTGAAGCGGTACAAGAGACGTTAGGCTCACGCGTGGAGTATGCGGTCCAAGAACAACAGCTCGGTACGGGCCATGCGGTACAGATGGCAGAATCTGAACTCGCAGGCAAACCCGGCGCGACCCTCGTCGTTTGCGGCGATACGCCGCTATTGACAGCGGAAACGCTCGAGGCATTGTTGGTGCATCACGAAGCGCAACAGGCCAAAGTGACCGTGTTGACTGCGATTGCTGATGATGCGACTGGATATGGCCGCGTCATCCGCGGTGAAGACGGAAACGTCACAAAAGTCGTCGAGCATAAAGATGCGTCTGACGCCGAACTAGAGATCCGTGAAATCAACACCGGAACGTATGTGTTCGATAACGAGCTCTTGTTTGATGCGTTGAAGCAAGTCGGCAACAGCAACGCTCAAGGCGAGTACTACTTGCCGGACGTCATCTCGATTGCGAAAGAAGCAGGCGAAGTCGTGGCAGCACACACGGCGCCGACATTCGATGAAACGATCGGCGTCAACGACCGCGTTGCCCTCTCACAAGCTGAGGCAGTCATGCGCAAGCGTACGAACGAACGCCTCATGCGTGAAGGTGTCACGTTCATGGATGCAGCTTCGACATACATCTCACCAGATGCGGTCATCGGTTCGGATACGATCATCTACCCAGGGACGGTCATTCTCGGGAAAACGATTATCGGTTCAGAGTGCGTGATTGGTCCGAATTCAGATATCCGCAATAGCGTCATCGAAGACGGCGCGACGGTTCGTCAATCGGTCGTGAGCGACAGCCGTGTCGGAACTGAAGCACAGGTCGGGCCGTTCGCCCACCTTCGTCAACAAGCAGTCCTCGGCGCCAATACGCGCGTCGGTAACTTCGTGGAAATCAAAAAATCAACGTTCGGAGACGGTGCGAAAGCATCACATCTCAGCTATATCGGAGATGCTTCAATCGGGGAACGTGTCAACCTCGGCTGTGGCTCGATCACGGTCAACTATGACGGAAAGAACAAGTTCGAAACGGTCGTCGAAGCCGATGCTTTCGTCGGGTGTAACGTCAACTTGATTGCTCCGGTGAAAGTCGGAAAAGGCTCGATTGTCGCAGCCGGTTCGACGATCACGGATGACGTTCCGGAGGAGGCGCTTGCGATTGCACGCGAACGCCAAACGAATAAAGAAGGTTACACGAAACGATAA